A single window of Nasonia vitripennis strain AsymCx chromosome 4, Nvit_psr_1.1, whole genome shotgun sequence DNA harbors:
- the LOC100679644 gene encoding katanin p80 WD40 repeat-containing subunit B1 isoform X1, translating into MASSTRRSWKLQDFVAHTSNVNCLSLGHKSGRVLVTGGDDKKVNLWAVGKQNCIMSLSGHTTPIECVRFGQTEDLVCAGSQTGALKIWDLEHAKLSRTLTGHKLGIRCMDFHPYGELLASGSMDTAIKLWDIRRKGCIFTYKGHDRMVNNLKFSPDGQWIASAGEEGMVKLWDLRAGRQLREFSDHKGPATSVEFHPHEFLLASGSTDRVVHFWDLESFQLVSSTEQANAAPVRCIFFSHGGECLFAGCQDVLKVYGWEPARTFDTIPVGWGKIQDIAIAQNQLIGAGFHASNIVLYVCDLKKTSPLGNDTTASPFSYGNSLRKSFSKERPASLKKHTMDVKTIEEDKSGTDPEDEVTFDIPNVTEYRDVFQPTRSLTRTPPPPPEAFPEPPEEPEIPLQSQMIRSLSNSMSSLLSADTEDNENNLSSTSPGPISALSKPMPVRVHPIKSTPLIQRSPIPPISSTSQIRANLQANSKNSKNLAPVPPLRQSLSGSTTNLSSTGTSSTKRTPSLMPPPKPLGPQRSNTTLTPRNAPMAAVSPVMDDGKLKSRANSPDYPKHLLKRQSSCKDGEQGYESDFPVKIHSLKHSPSDPQLNRPNTAQSRTYGRNFVASSTPPLSARNNNHHNGHTNGPASARRPPPNKAQVAPSPKTEIRVAQLKPSVMQQQETPDKHHVEIISMTSDKPYGLDVDSFLPKNYSGQTSLEYGQMGVFAEMSEAEVLNTMMRGHESMMAVLTSRQRSLQIIYSLWQNKDMKSAVDSAVAMNELSVIVDLLGVLVLKPNMWNLDLCNSLLTPIYDLLQSKYEMYVTVGCSALRLILRNFSAVIKSNVEAPLNSIGVDVPREERYHKCVACYDKLLMARSILLKKQTMPGKLGATFRELGSLIRTLE; encoded by the exons ATGGCTTCGTCTACGAGGAGGTCCTGGAAACTCC AGGACTTTGTTGCCCACACTTCAAATGTCAACTGTCTCTCACTGGGACACAAATCTGGAAGAGTTTTGGTCACTGGTGGAGATGACAAAAAAGTCAACCTATGGGCAGTTGGGAAGCAGAATTGTATTATG aGCCTGAGTGGTCACACAACACCGATAGAATGTGTTCGGTTTGGTCAAACAGAAGATTTAGTTTGTGCAGGCTCACAAACTGGAGCACTAAAAATCTGGGACTTGGAGCATGCCAAATTGTCTCGTACGCTTACTGGGCACAAGCTGGGAATTCGTTGCATGGACTTTCATCCTTATGGCGAATTACTGGCATCGGGTAGCATGGATACTGCCATCAAACTGTGGGATATCAGGAGGAAGGGCTGTATTTTCACATACAAAGGCCATGACAGGATGGTGAACAACTTAAAATTTAGTCCTGACGGCCAGTGGATTGCCAGTGCTGGTGAGGAGGGAATGGTGAAA ctatgGGATTTAAGGGCAGGACGACAGTTACGAGAATTCTCAGATCACAAAGGACCGGCGACATCAGTAGAATTTCACCCGCACGAATTCCTCTTAGCTAGCGGTAGTACGGATCGTGTCGTTCACTTTTGGGATTTAGAATCCTTCCAGCTTGTTTCTTCCACTGAGCAGGCTAACGCTGCTCCAGTCAG ATGTATATTCTTTAGTCACGGTGGTGAATGCCTTTTTGCGGGATGCCAAGATGTGTTGAAAGTTTACGGTTGGGAGCCGGCGCGAACTTTTGATACTATACCAGTAGGTTGGGGAAAGATTCAAGATATAGCAATTGCTCAAAATCAACTG ATTGGTGCGGGATTCCATGCTTCCAATATTGTTTTGTATGTATGCGATTTAAAGAAAACTTCACCACTAGGAAACGATACAACGGCCTCGCCATTTTCTTATGGAAATTCTCTACGAAAAAGTTTTTCGAAAGAAAGACCAGCAAGTCTGAAAAAGCACAC TATGGATGTAAAAACTATCGAAGAAGATAAATCCGGCACAGATCCCGAAGATGAGGTGACTTTTGATATACCAAATGTCACCGAGTACAGAGACGTTTTTCAGCCAACACGATCGC TAACACGCACCCCGCCACCACCGCCAGAGGCTTTCCCGGAGCCTCCCGAGGAGCCAG AAATACCGCTGCAGTCACAAATGATTCGAAGTCTATCGAACTCGATGTCAAGTCTACTAAGTGCAGACACCGAAGACAACGAGAACAACTTGTCATCAACATCGCCAGGACCGATATCTGCGTTATCCAAACCGATGCCGGTTCGTGTTCATCCGATCAAGTCGACACCGCTGATACAAAGGAGTCCGATTCCTCCTATCTCGTCGACAAGTCAAATCCG AGCGAACCTGCAAGCAAATAGCAAAAATTCGAAGAATCTCGCACCAGTACCACCTCTACGTCAGAGTTTGAGTGGATCGACGACAAATCTCTCGTCGACCGGGACTAGTAGCACGAAACGAACACCGTCGTTGATGCCGCCGCCAAAACCTCTAGGGCCACAGCGATCGAATACAACGCTGACGCCGAGAAATGCGCCGATGGCTGCCGTCTCACCAGTGATGGATGATGGCAAGCTCAAATCTAGAGCCAACAGTCCGGATTACCCCAAGCACCTGCTCAAACGACAAAGCAGTTGCAAGGACGGCGAGCAAGGTTACGAAAGCGACTTCCCAGTCAA AATTCATAGCCTCAAGCACAGTCCCTCGGATCCTCAGCTGAACAGGCCAAACACAGCCCAGTCGCGCACCTACGGCCGAAACTTCGTAGCGTCGTCGACTCCGCCGTTGTCGGCGCGCAACAACAATCACCACAACGGCCACACCAATGGACCAGCCTCGGCGCGCAGGCCGCCGCCGAATAAAGCTCAGGTCGCTCCTAGCCCCAAAACTGAGATCCGTGTGGCCCAGCTGAAGCCTTCGGTCATGCAACAGCAGGAGACACCGGACAAGCATCATGTCGAGATTATCTCGATGACGTCCGACAAGCCTTATGGCCTCGACGTCGACTCGTTCCTACCG AAAAATTATTCCGGGCAGACGTCGCTGGAGTACGGGCAGATGGGAGTGTTCGCCGAGATGTCGGAGGCTGAAGTGCTGAACACGATGATGCGCGGCCACGAGTCGATGATGGCTGTGCTGACGAGTCGGCAACGATCGCTCCAGATAATCTACTCGCTTTGGCAGAACAAGGACATGAAG TCGGCCGTGGACTCAGCCGTGGCGATGAACGAGCTTTCCGTGATCGTCGATCTTCTTGGAGTTCTCGTTCTCAAGCC AAACATGTGGAATCTGGACCTTTGTAATTCCTTGCTGACACCCATCTATGACCTTCTGCAGAGCAAGTACGAAAT
- the LOC100679644 gene encoding katanin p80 WD40 repeat-containing subunit B1 isoform X2 — MASSTRRSWKLQDFVAHTSNVNCLSLGHKSGRVLVTGGDDKKVNLWAVGKQNCIMSLSGHTTPIECVRFGQTEDLVCAGSQTGALKIWDLEHAKLSRTLTGHKLGIRCMDFHPYGELLASGSMDTAIKLWDIRRKGCIFTYKGHDRMVNNLKFSPDGQWIASAGEEGMVKLWDLRAGRQLREFSDHKGPATSVEFHPHEFLLASGSTDRVVHFWDLESFQLVSSTEQANAAPVRCIFFSHGGECLFAGCQDVLKVYGWEPARTFDTIPVGWGKIQDIAIAQNQLIGAGFHASNIVLYVCDLKKTSPLGNDTTASPFSYGNSLRKSFSKERPASLKKHTMDVKTIEEDKSGTDPEDEVTFDIPNVTEYRDVFQPTRSQIPLQSQMIRSLSNSMSSLLSADTEDNENNLSSTSPGPISALSKPMPVRVHPIKSTPLIQRSPIPPISSTSQIRANLQANSKNSKNLAPVPPLRQSLSGSTTNLSSTGTSSTKRTPSLMPPPKPLGPQRSNTTLTPRNAPMAAVSPVMDDGKLKSRANSPDYPKHLLKRQSSCKDGEQGYESDFPVKIHSLKHSPSDPQLNRPNTAQSRTYGRNFVASSTPPLSARNNNHHNGHTNGPASARRPPPNKAQVAPSPKTEIRVAQLKPSVMQQQETPDKHHVEIISMTSDKPYGLDVDSFLPKNYSGQTSLEYGQMGVFAEMSEAEVLNTMMRGHESMMAVLTSRQRSLQIIYSLWQNKDMKSAVDSAVAMNELSVIVDLLGVLVLKPNMWNLDLCNSLLTPIYDLLQSKYEMYVTVGCSALRLILRNFSAVIKSNVEAPLNSIGVDVPREERYHKCVACYDKLLMARSILLKKQTMPGKLGATFRELGSLIRTLE, encoded by the exons ATGGCTTCGTCTACGAGGAGGTCCTGGAAACTCC AGGACTTTGTTGCCCACACTTCAAATGTCAACTGTCTCTCACTGGGACACAAATCTGGAAGAGTTTTGGTCACTGGTGGAGATGACAAAAAAGTCAACCTATGGGCAGTTGGGAAGCAGAATTGTATTATG aGCCTGAGTGGTCACACAACACCGATAGAATGTGTTCGGTTTGGTCAAACAGAAGATTTAGTTTGTGCAGGCTCACAAACTGGAGCACTAAAAATCTGGGACTTGGAGCATGCCAAATTGTCTCGTACGCTTACTGGGCACAAGCTGGGAATTCGTTGCATGGACTTTCATCCTTATGGCGAATTACTGGCATCGGGTAGCATGGATACTGCCATCAAACTGTGGGATATCAGGAGGAAGGGCTGTATTTTCACATACAAAGGCCATGACAGGATGGTGAACAACTTAAAATTTAGTCCTGACGGCCAGTGGATTGCCAGTGCTGGTGAGGAGGGAATGGTGAAA ctatgGGATTTAAGGGCAGGACGACAGTTACGAGAATTCTCAGATCACAAAGGACCGGCGACATCAGTAGAATTTCACCCGCACGAATTCCTCTTAGCTAGCGGTAGTACGGATCGTGTCGTTCACTTTTGGGATTTAGAATCCTTCCAGCTTGTTTCTTCCACTGAGCAGGCTAACGCTGCTCCAGTCAG ATGTATATTCTTTAGTCACGGTGGTGAATGCCTTTTTGCGGGATGCCAAGATGTGTTGAAAGTTTACGGTTGGGAGCCGGCGCGAACTTTTGATACTATACCAGTAGGTTGGGGAAAGATTCAAGATATAGCAATTGCTCAAAATCAACTG ATTGGTGCGGGATTCCATGCTTCCAATATTGTTTTGTATGTATGCGATTTAAAGAAAACTTCACCACTAGGAAACGATACAACGGCCTCGCCATTTTCTTATGGAAATTCTCTACGAAAAAGTTTTTCGAAAGAAAGACCAGCAAGTCTGAAAAAGCACAC TATGGATGTAAAAACTATCGAAGAAGATAAATCCGGCACAGATCCCGAAGATGAGGTGACTTTTGATATACCAAATGTCACCGAGTACAGAGACGTTTTTCAGCCAACACGATCGC AAATACCGCTGCAGTCACAAATGATTCGAAGTCTATCGAACTCGATGTCAAGTCTACTAAGTGCAGACACCGAAGACAACGAGAACAACTTGTCATCAACATCGCCAGGACCGATATCTGCGTTATCCAAACCGATGCCGGTTCGTGTTCATCCGATCAAGTCGACACCGCTGATACAAAGGAGTCCGATTCCTCCTATCTCGTCGACAAGTCAAATCCG AGCGAACCTGCAAGCAAATAGCAAAAATTCGAAGAATCTCGCACCAGTACCACCTCTACGTCAGAGTTTGAGTGGATCGACGACAAATCTCTCGTCGACCGGGACTAGTAGCACGAAACGAACACCGTCGTTGATGCCGCCGCCAAAACCTCTAGGGCCACAGCGATCGAATACAACGCTGACGCCGAGAAATGCGCCGATGGCTGCCGTCTCACCAGTGATGGATGATGGCAAGCTCAAATCTAGAGCCAACAGTCCGGATTACCCCAAGCACCTGCTCAAACGACAAAGCAGTTGCAAGGACGGCGAGCAAGGTTACGAAAGCGACTTCCCAGTCAA AATTCATAGCCTCAAGCACAGTCCCTCGGATCCTCAGCTGAACAGGCCAAACACAGCCCAGTCGCGCACCTACGGCCGAAACTTCGTAGCGTCGTCGACTCCGCCGTTGTCGGCGCGCAACAACAATCACCACAACGGCCACACCAATGGACCAGCCTCGGCGCGCAGGCCGCCGCCGAATAAAGCTCAGGTCGCTCCTAGCCCCAAAACTGAGATCCGTGTGGCCCAGCTGAAGCCTTCGGTCATGCAACAGCAGGAGACACCGGACAAGCATCATGTCGAGATTATCTCGATGACGTCCGACAAGCCTTATGGCCTCGACGTCGACTCGTTCCTACCG AAAAATTATTCCGGGCAGACGTCGCTGGAGTACGGGCAGATGGGAGTGTTCGCCGAGATGTCGGAGGCTGAAGTGCTGAACACGATGATGCGCGGCCACGAGTCGATGATGGCTGTGCTGACGAGTCGGCAACGATCGCTCCAGATAATCTACTCGCTTTGGCAGAACAAGGACATGAAG TCGGCCGTGGACTCAGCCGTGGCGATGAACGAGCTTTCCGTGATCGTCGATCTTCTTGGAGTTCTCGTTCTCAAGCC AAACATGTGGAATCTGGACCTTTGTAATTCCTTGCTGACACCCATCTATGACCTTCTGCAGAGCAAGTACGAAAT